One genomic region from Athalia rosae chromosome 3, iyAthRosa1.1, whole genome shotgun sequence encodes:
- the LOC105687696 gene encoding trifunctional purine biosynthetic protein adenosine-3 isoform X1 — MTRYTVLVVGGGGREHAICWKLAQSDHVDRIYLASENPGAEQLGKVESVSLNVKDNKGVAEWCKKNGISLVIVGPEDPLANGLGDALKNVGVPCFGPEQQAAQIETDKNWAKLFMDRHKIPTARWKGFTDANEAKNFVNRSEFPALVVKAAGLAAGKGVVVASDKVEACQAIDEILVQKKFGSAGKVVVVEELLVGEEVSVLAFTDGRKVVPLMPAQDHKRIFNGDEGLNTGGMGAYCPCPLLSHKDAEFVKKNILQTAVDGLKAENIPFIGVLYAGIILTKEGPKVLEFNCRFGDPETQVILPLLKSDLFLAMKACYDGTLTDSHISWHTDVSAVGVILASRGYPETSSKGQVITNVDKISLRHNHFVFHSGTKFSPKGELLTNGGRVLIAVSLAPSLAQAAARATVAAEEISFDGKQFRTDIAHKGIARSILRGGTLSYKSSGVDIEAGDSLVSTIKPLVSATKRSGALGSIGGFGGLFDTKAAGYKDPLLVSGTDGVGTKLKIAITCKKHDTVGIDLVAMCVNDVLAHGAEPLFFLDYFACGRLDLGTATQVIAGVAEGCQRAGCTLVGGETAEMPDMYADGEYDLAGFAVGAVERTQLLPRTSDIHPGDLVFGLPSSGVHSNGFSLVRRVLKLANKTYFDIAPFSDAAKTIGEELLKPTKIYVKGVMRALRSGLVKGFAHITGGGLTDNIPRVLPNGTGVSLDASQWNILPIFSWLAVTGGISAPEMLRTFNCGIGAIIIAAPENKEKILELLAGEDPKIIGVVKSHSDDQQRVEVNNFEAAMDSGMRRHVPMLVETLGRPLKRVGVLISGSGTNLQALIDATLDPTQRIGAEIVLVISNKPGVEGLKRAERAGIKTLVFKHTDYPSREAFDLTMDVALRAANVDLICLAGFMRLLSAEFVKRWHGALINVHPALLPSFKGAQAHKDALAAQVRITGCTVHFVAVEMDSGAIIEQEAVPVLPGDTVETLQDRVKVAEHRAFPRALKLLATRQIELDENGTIKWNY, encoded by the exons ATGACTCGATACACTGTTTTAGTTGTGGGAGGCGGAGGCAGGGAACATGCTATTTGCTGGAAGCTGGCGCAATCAGATCAT GTAGATCGAATTTATCTGGCATCTGAGAATCCTGGAGCAGAACAGCTGGGCAAAGTAGAATCCGTATCTCTAAATGTAAAAGATAACAAG GGAGTCGCAGAATGGTGCAAGAAGAATGGCATCAGCCTGGTAATTGTTGGCCCGGAAGATCCCTTGGCCAACGGTCTAGGAGATGCATTAAAAAATGTTGGTGTTCCTTGCTTTGGCCCAGAGCAGCAGGCTGCTCAAATTGAGACTGATAAAAATTGGGCAAAACTATTCATGGATAGACACAAAATTCCTACCGCAAGATGGAAGGGATTTACTGATGCCAATGaggcaaaaaattttgttaaccG ATCTGAGTTCCCAGCCCTGGTCGTAAAAGCTGCAGGTCTAGCTGCTGGTAAAGGCGTAGTTGTTGCTTCAGACAAAGTTGAAGCATGTCAGGCCATTGATGAGATTTTAGTACAGAAGAAATTTGGCTCAGCAGGAAAAGTTGTAGTAGTTGAAGAGCTTTTAGTAGGAGAAGAAGTCTCAGTTTTGGCATTCACAGATG GCAGGAAAGTTGTTCCACTGATGCCTGCGCAAGATCATAAGAGAATTTTTAATGGAGATGAAGGCCTTAATACAGGTGGAATGGGTGCTTATTGCCCCTGTCCGCTTTTGAGTCACAAAGATGCCGAATTCGTTAAGAAAAACATACTTCAAACAGCTGTGGATGGCTTAAAAGctgaaaatattccatttaTTG GTGTCTTGTATGCGGGTATAATCCTGACAAAGGAGGGTCCAAAAGTCTTGGAGTTCAATTGCCGTTTTGGAGATCCTGAAACCCAAGTCATTCTACCCTTGTTGAAATCTGATTTGTTCTTGGCAATGAAG GCTTGTTATGATGGAACTCTAACAGACTCCCACATCAGTTGGCATACAGACGTCTCCGCTGTTGGCGTCATTCTGGCATCTCGTGGTTATCCAGAGACTTCATCAAAAGGACAAGTTATAACTAACGTTGACAAAATCTCCCTGAGACACAATCACTTTGTATTCCATAGCGGCACCAAATTCTCACCAAAGGGAGAATTACTCACAAATG GGGGGAGGGTTTTAATCGCCGTCAGCTTGGCACCATCGTTAGCACAAGCAGCTGCTCGTGCCACTGTAGCAGCGGAAGAGATTTCGTTCGATGGAAAACAGTTCAGAACTGACATCGCTCATAAGGGAATTGCAAG ATCCATATTGCGCGGTGGAACATTGTCGTATAAAAGTAGTGGCGTAGATATCGAGGCTGGAGACTCCTTAGTTTCAACCATAAAACCTTTAGTGTCTGCAACAAAACGGAGCGGTGCCTTGGGCTCCATTGGAGGTTTTGGTGGACTCTTCGATACTAAGGCAGCAGGGTATAAGGATCCTCTTTTGGTGTCAGGAACTGACGGAGTCGGAACCAAGTTAAAG ATTGCAATTACCTGCAAGAAGCACGATACAGTAGGAATCGACCTGGTTGCCATGTGCGTCAATGACGTGTTAGCTCATGGAGCTGAGCCCCTTTTTTTCCTGGATTACTTCGCTTGTGGAAGACTTGACCTGGGTACCGCTACTCAAGTTATTGCGGGTGTAGCAGAGGGCTGTCAGAGAGCTGGTTGCACCCTG GTTGGAGGAGAAACTGCAGAAATGCCAGATATGTATGCGGATGGGGAATATGACTTGGCTGGGTTTGCTGTGGGAGCAGTTGAAAGAACACAGCTGCTTCCTCGTACAAGTGATATTCATCCCGGTGATCTTGTATTTGGTTTACCATCAAGCGGTGTTCATAGTAATGGCTTTAGCCTGGTCAGACGAGTATTAAAACTAGCCAACAAAACATATTTCGACATTGCGCCATTCTCTGATGCTGCAAAGACCATTG GCGAAGAATTGTTGAAACCAACCAAAATCTATGTGAAAGGTGTGATGAGAGCATTGAGATCAGGACTGGTTAAAGGATTTGCTCATATCACCGGAGGTGGATTAACGGACAACATACCAAGAGTTTTGCCAAATGGAACTGGCGTCTCCTTGGATGCTAGCCAGTGGAATATTTTACCCATCTTCAGTTGGCTGGCTGTTACTG GAGGCATAAGCGCACCAGAAATGTTGAGGACTTTTAACTGCGGCATTGGTGCAATTATCATTGCCGCTCCggagaataaggaaaaaattttagagCTTCTCGCGGGCGAAGATCCGAAAATTATCGGGGTAGTAAAATCACACAGCGATG ATCAGCAAAGGGTGGaggtgaataattttgaagCAGCGATGGACTCAGGAATGCGAAGGCATGTACCAATGCTTGTTGAAACTTTGGGAAGGCCTTTGAAGAGGGTCGGTGTTTTGATATCTGGCAGCGGAACAAATCTCCAAGCTTTAATTGATGCGACCTTGGATCCTACTCAAAGAATAGGTGCTGAAATAGTTTTAGTAATATCCAACAAACCTGGAGTTGAAGGACTAAAACGAGCGGAACGAGCGGGGATCAAAACCTTG GTTTTCAAACATACGGACTACCCGAGCCGCGAAGCTTTTGATCTTACAATGGACGTAGCATTACGTGCTGCTAATGTGGATCTCATTTGCCTTGCTGGATTCATGCGGCTTTTATCCGCGGAATTTGTCAAACGCTGGCATGGGGCGTTGATAAACGTACATCCGGCTTTGTTACCGTCTTTCAAGGGCGCGCAAGCTCACAAAGATGCTCTTGCTGCCCAAGTTCGGATTACGGGGTGCACAGTTCACTTTGTGGCG GTCGAAATGGACTCGGGAGCGATAATAGAACAGGAAGCTGTGCCTGTGCTGCCGGGAGACACGGTAGAAACTCTTCAGGACAGAGTAAAAGTAGCTGAACACCGTGCTTTTCCGAGAGCCTTGAAACTTTTAGCTACGAGGCAAATCGAACTTGATGAGAATGGTACAATCAAGTGGAACTACTAG
- the LOC105687704 gene encoding succinate dehydrogenase [ubiquinone] iron-sulfur subunit-like — MFLFRATTKSVTRLLRNRVADVVKISKIPRADSKNSATTDTVDCGATQKDVGKQQMKIIRVYRWNPHEPKTKPYMQQFVVDMNKRGTMVLDALQVIKSEYDATLSFRRSCREGICGSCAMNINGVNTLACLTKLDMNSSKPVIIYPLPHMYVIRDLVPDMSHFLEQYKMIDPWLKRRGEDQFIGYRQTLQSQRDRAKLDGLHECVMCGCCTYACPPYWWLGDKYLGPAVLMQAYRWIIDSRDFEHAERLAKLRDFYSVFRCHTIFNCTKTCPKGLNPGKAIAQIKRLLAGLTKKEKPDLVTAVPDPCSGPLDTKGHRDK; from the exons ATGTTTTTGTTCCGTGCAACAACGAAGAGCGTTACACGACTCCTCAGAAATAGGGTTGCGGACGTTGTTAAAATCTCAAAAATTCCACGGGCAGACTCGAAAAACAGCGCAACCACTGATACTGTCGACTGTGGAGCTACGCAAAAAGACGTC GGCAAGCAGCAGATGAAGATAATCCGTGTGTACCGATGGAATCCCCACGAGCCAAAGACAAAACCATACATGCAGCAGTTCGTGGTGGATATGAACAAGCGAGGAACAATGGTGCTTGACGCCCTGCAAGTTATAAAATCAGAATACGACGCAACTCTTTCTTTCCGAAGATCTTGCCGGGAAGGAATCTGTGGAAGCTGCGCGATGAACATCAACGGTGTCAACACCCTCGCGTGTCTCAC GAAACTGGATATGAATTCATCAAAGCCTGTGATAATTTATCCTCTGCCCCACATGTATGTTATCCGTGATCTTGTGCCAGACATGTcacactttttggagcagtaCAAAATGATTGATCCCTGGTTGAAGAGACGGGGTGAAGATCAGTTCATTGGCTATCGACAGACCCTTCAAAGCCAGAGGGATAGAGCAAAATTGGATGGGCTTCACGAATGTGTGATGTGCGGGTGCTGTACATATGCTTGCCCGCCCTACTGGTGGCTTGGAGACAAATACCTTGGACCCGCAGTCCTGATGCAG gCATACAGATGGATAATCGATTCAAGGGATTTTGAGCATGCGGAACGACTCGCAAAACTGCGGGATTTTTATTCAGTATTCCGTTGCCACACTATTTTCAACTGCACGAAAACATGTCCTAAG GGGTTGAACCCAGGAAAAGCAATAGCGCAAATAAAAAGGCTACTCGCTGGACtcacgaaaaaggaaaaacctgACCTCGTCACTGCAGTTCCAGATCCATGCAGTGGGCCTCTCGATACAAAAGGACACCGCGATAAATGA
- the LOC105687696 gene encoding trifunctional purine biosynthetic protein adenosine-3 isoform X2 produces MTRYTVLVVGGGGREHAICWKLAQSDHVDRIYLASENPGAEQLGKVESVSLNVKDNKGVAEWCKKNGISLVIVGPEDPLANGLGDALKNVGVPCFGPEQQAAQIETDKNWAKLFMDRHKIPTARWKGFTDANEAKNFVNRSEFPALVVKAAGLAAGKGVVVASDKVEACQAIDEILVQKKFGSAGKVVVVEELLVGEEVSVLAFTDGRKVVPLMPAQDHKRIFNGDEGLNTGGMGAYCPCPLLSHKDAEFVKKNILQTAVDGLKAENIPFIGVLYAGIILTKEGPKVLEFNCRFGDPETQVILPLLKSDLFLAMKACYDGTLTDSHISWHTDVSAVGVILASRGYPETSSKGQVITNVDKISLRHNHFVFHSGTKFSPKGELLTNGGRVLIAVSLAPSLAQAAARATVAAEEISFDGKQFRTDIAHKGIASVCNKTERCLGLHWRFWWTLRY; encoded by the exons ATGACTCGATACACTGTTTTAGTTGTGGGAGGCGGAGGCAGGGAACATGCTATTTGCTGGAAGCTGGCGCAATCAGATCAT GTAGATCGAATTTATCTGGCATCTGAGAATCCTGGAGCAGAACAGCTGGGCAAAGTAGAATCCGTATCTCTAAATGTAAAAGATAACAAG GGAGTCGCAGAATGGTGCAAGAAGAATGGCATCAGCCTGGTAATTGTTGGCCCGGAAGATCCCTTGGCCAACGGTCTAGGAGATGCATTAAAAAATGTTGGTGTTCCTTGCTTTGGCCCAGAGCAGCAGGCTGCTCAAATTGAGACTGATAAAAATTGGGCAAAACTATTCATGGATAGACACAAAATTCCTACCGCAAGATGGAAGGGATTTACTGATGCCAATGaggcaaaaaattttgttaaccG ATCTGAGTTCCCAGCCCTGGTCGTAAAAGCTGCAGGTCTAGCTGCTGGTAAAGGCGTAGTTGTTGCTTCAGACAAAGTTGAAGCATGTCAGGCCATTGATGAGATTTTAGTACAGAAGAAATTTGGCTCAGCAGGAAAAGTTGTAGTAGTTGAAGAGCTTTTAGTAGGAGAAGAAGTCTCAGTTTTGGCATTCACAGATG GCAGGAAAGTTGTTCCACTGATGCCTGCGCAAGATCATAAGAGAATTTTTAATGGAGATGAAGGCCTTAATACAGGTGGAATGGGTGCTTATTGCCCCTGTCCGCTTTTGAGTCACAAAGATGCCGAATTCGTTAAGAAAAACATACTTCAAACAGCTGTGGATGGCTTAAAAGctgaaaatattccatttaTTG GTGTCTTGTATGCGGGTATAATCCTGACAAAGGAGGGTCCAAAAGTCTTGGAGTTCAATTGCCGTTTTGGAGATCCTGAAACCCAAGTCATTCTACCCTTGTTGAAATCTGATTTGTTCTTGGCAATGAAG GCTTGTTATGATGGAACTCTAACAGACTCCCACATCAGTTGGCATACAGACGTCTCCGCTGTTGGCGTCATTCTGGCATCTCGTGGTTATCCAGAGACTTCATCAAAAGGACAAGTTATAACTAACGTTGACAAAATCTCCCTGAGACACAATCACTTTGTATTCCATAGCGGCACCAAATTCTCACCAAAGGGAGAATTACTCACAAATG GGGGGAGGGTTTTAATCGCCGTCAGCTTGGCACCATCGTTAGCACAAGCAGCTGCTCGTGCCACTGTAGCAGCGGAAGAGATTTCGTTCGATGGAAAACAGTTCAGAACTGACATCGCTCATAAGGGAATTGCAAG TGTCTGCAACAAAACGGAGCGGTGCCTTGGGCTCCATTGGAGGTTTTGGTGGACTCTTCGATACTAA
- the LOC105687703 gene encoding translocation protein SEC62 — protein MAERRKNRKRKDEIPNPENEEAPEKPSKEEYAVAKWIRNNVPSKKTKFLNHNVQYFTGTRAVDALLEKSPWNKTMFESREQITSFLDVMLRHKFFHRAKKIVLSEQELSKIRGTKKKGKDAGKSDLKEEKKSLDKEDSKEKESTDAKDVGEKQEEKKELKKKPKVRLEMHLDQYFADSNDAYVWIYDPIPLYYWLIGTLVVLGTIGVCLFPLWPPSIRQGVYHISVTAAGFLGFILALAVIRVIVFCLLWVLTLGRHHLWLLPNLAEDVGFFPSFWPLYQYEYCGPSSDGDKKSSKKKKRKKDKDSDGEETPLLPGDSPTTEDEGNENKIERHGERSDDLGQMDGDVEGEGEDEGSEEGSESEKSNTERDFEMVQHNELEEK, from the exons ATGGCggaacgaaggaaaaacaGGAAACGCAAAGAC GAAATTCCAAACCCGGAGAACGAGGAGGCACCAGAGAAGCCGTCCAAAGAAGAATATGCAGTGGCTAAATGGATTCGAAACAATGTCCCAtccaaaaaaaccaaattccTAAACCACAATGTCCAGTACTTCACAGGGACGCGGGCAGTTGATGCTTTGCTTGAAAAGTCACCGTGGAACAAAACGATGTTCGAATCTCGAGAACAGATTACTAGCTTTCTCGACGTCATGCTTAGACACAAGTTCTTTCACCGCgccaaaaaaattgttctctCAGAACAAGAGCTCAGCAAAATTAGGGGCACTAAGAAGAAAGGGAAGGATGCTGGAAAGTCTGATttgaaggaggagaagaaatctCTGGATAAAGAAGatagtaaagaaaaagagtcAACAGACGCCAAAGACGTTGGTGAGAAgcaagaggagaagaaagagctGAAAAAGAAGCCGAAG GTACGTCTGGAAATGCACTTGGATCAGTATTTCGCGGATAGTAATGATGCCTATGTTTGGATATATGATCCAATCCCTCTCTACTACTGGTTGATTGGAACTTTGGTGGTATTGGGTACGATAGGAGTGTGCCTCTTCCCATTGTGGCCACCATCCATTCGTCAAGGAGTCTATCACATCAGCGTTACTGCAGCCGGATTTCTTGGCTTCATATTAGCATTGGCCGTCATCAGGGTGATTGTCTTCTGTCTACTCTGGGTGCTGACACTTGGCAGGCATCACCTCTGGCTGTTACCAAACCTAGCAGAGGATGTTGGATTCTTTCCCTCATTCTGGCCATTATATCAA tACGAGTATTGTGGCCCCTCTTCTGATGGAGACAAGAAAtcaagtaaaaagaaaaaacgcaaGAAAGACAAGGATTCTGATGGAGAAGAAACACCTTTGTTACCTGG cgATAGTCCAACTACCGAAGATgaaggaaacgaaaataaaattgagcgACATGGCGAGAGATCAGATGATTTGGGGCAAATGGATGGTGATGTAGAAGGTGAAGGAGAAGACGAGGGTAGCGAGGAGGGCTCTGAAAGTGAGAAATCGAATACAGAGCGTGACTTTGAAATGGTCCAACATAACGagttagaagaaaaatag